The segment aataaaattctgaaattttttaaaaaaaaaattaataaaaataaaattaaaaaaaaaaaatactgttaaattttgataaaattaaatattcattaatttaataaatttaaaaatattaggtaaatgaaaaataattaatttaataatttttaattaaaaaaaaaaaattatttaaaaaataaaaaattttttaattttttaatgaaaagttgtaaatttttaaaatttgataatttttttaaatttttaattaattttttaataaaaacatttttttaaaatctaaagaatttttaaaggcaACTTATAATTTTGTGATCTtgatgctttaaaaaaaaatctgtgaaatccaaaacattttcaCCTGTTGCAATGACCTTATCGTGACATTTCAATCAATCGATAACTACTAATTTTGTCcatcttttattgttttgatgactttcaaatttatatattatttttttttgtgtaaaaacatttttttgtgtgcatgTCAAACTAATTCATGTTCAACGCTGCTTTGTACTCTTGAATTAAGCTTTCCTCTTGAGTGAGCGGCAAGTCCAAatgttcatcatcatcgttgttgTAACCTTCGCTAAATCGCTCAAATGCTTCCTTCTCAGCGAATTTcttatcgaaaaattctttGGCTTCTTTTAATTCTTCTAAAGGAATCGATGGTTGTTGACTAGATGTTGATGGCCCAGCTAAACCTGACAAAACCTCTTCATATTTGCCATCATCGCGAAGAGATTGCAAAAAATCCAGAGCTGAATCCAAATTGTTAAAGGAATTCTGGAGAGCCATTTTTGCGAGTTCAGTATGAAAACCCATTTGAacgagctgaaaaaaaaattaaaaaaaaatttgaacttgatCGTTAAGATCCTAGGCTCGTGACTGAATTGCATGAGGAAATCCATAGTGACGGTCAGCCaaaattgagacgaatgaaagtgaaaatttcattcaatttcattcgtctcactcaGTCACTTGGATTTCCTCATGCAATTCAGTCACGAGCCTCCTTGTTTTCGTGTCGCAGATGGCGctgaaatctttaaattttaacttctaTCAAAGACAAGAGCGCCATCTACCGGAActaaacttaaaaacttacattttgaagtaaatttccTTCCACGTggaattttttacgtttcccCAATTGCTTTCGTAATTCCTCGCTCTCGTTCTGTAACAAATTTATCGCTTCGTTAATGTCATTGTCAGCTTTTTCCAATGCCATTGAAGACAAATCCTTATCGAAATTCatctcaattaattttttcaacgaatttgGATTGACATTTCCGCTCCGAAATTCCTTCCCAAGcaattcttcgtttttccttgctttttttcttgcttcttttttcttttcacgaCGTTCCGTGATATTATTAATCGCATCTGCGATATTATTCCCTGTCGCCCGAAGCCCAAGCCTTGCTTCACTCAAGCCATATCCCATCTCGATCAAACTCTGTAACGCGGCGTCATCGACTTTCAACTGAAGCAACTCCGATTCTGCCATCCTGAGCATTGCTTGAGCTTCGCCTCGTCGATTTTGGTGAAACATCAGAATAGCTTGGAGCAAATGCAGTCTCATAACGAGAGCTTTTTCGTTGCCATCAGATCCCTTCAAGTCAACTAAACGATTGAAATTTGTACCGTAACTGCGACGAAAATTCTCTTCGCATAACTGAAGACGACGTTCAGCATCCGGTAGATGGGTCACACTTTTCAAGCACAAATAGCACCAAACGATATCCAGATTCAAGAGGGCGTAATTATCGACAGACTCCAATAAACTACTTGCTACTGTGCGAAATTGCTCATCCGCTTCCAAGAAAAGAACCAATgccaagttaaaattttcttggttTAAGTAAACGCGACCTTTTTTGTGAAGAGCTAAGCCGAGTTTCAAGGCTTTGTTTTCAGCATCTGGTAAGTAAATGCGATTCCCTTGCTGATCTTCCATGACAAGAAAATCATTAGAATacgaattttgtattaaaagctCTGCATCACTTTTGATTTTGGCAGTTACAGCATAAACATCTTTTGAATCGTCCGCTGAGCGAATTAAAGCAAGTAATTGTTGAttgtttttcacattttgcgATGATAATGTCTTTGCAGTATCAACCACGTGGCCCGAGAAGATGAGAgtaactctaaaaaaaatatttcataaaacttcAAGGacacatagaaaaaaatctacgtggaaaattgatatttttggcttttctgaagCAATGGTAGGTTTGCGGGCATATGTTTCTTggcgaaaaatgatctactcgagacAACGAACAAttctagtgaaaaaaatttttttcaaaaaatttcacctgaACTTcgattttcaagcaattttggaattttgggttgaaaattttttgaagaaaatttttttcatcagaatTGTTTGTTGTCCGCAAATCTACAATTGcttcagaaaagccaaaaatatcaattttccacgtagatttttttttgtgttatcacAAACCTATCAACTGTGACGTTTAATTTCGTGGCAATTATCTCCTGTAACGCACTTCCTGTCTCTTCTAAACTAACTTCGACTGTGTGCAAATCTGTGCCTCCCGGTTGGTTTGGGATTCGCACCTTTAACGAAGCAATACCTGTTGCATTGAATTTCGCTTTGGCAGCTAACTTTTCAAGAGCGTTACTTTGGAGCTCTTTAACTGCCGCGACGCACATTTCAGTTGGAAGGTTTAAGACAAGGGCATAGGTTCGTCCCAACTcctattgaaagaaaattcttcaagtctttgtttttaattgtaaCGACGTCATACGTACTTCTAACTTGTCGTCAATGGGCTCTGGATCGATGTAGTAAGGAGGATCCCATAATTTGACACCTTCGAGGTTTAATTGGGCTCGAACTTGATTCAGGACATCTTGGATGAggtgagacattttttttataaaattttaaaaatccctGAGAAATTAACAACTACAGTCGATGAGCTCTTTGTTTACAATAGCAGATGATTTCACAAGAGGAACGATGACAGAGAACCGAATAGGATGACCATCGTGGGTAAGTTTTttctaaactttaatttttaacattttttcacagCAATCCATtttaatggataaaaaaaacataaaaattaggaaataatttttgtaagttaaATCTAAAATGGATAAAGGACACCCTAACATCATCCCAGTGCCAAACTTCATGTCAAAAGTCAGAATTGGGAGTCGAGTCAAAAGCAtggttttgatacattttccaTCAATAAAGGAAATGAAACGATTGATCAAaggaattttaagtaaaagtcattaaagttcatgaaaaagtttcaaatgaatcaacaaaaaatgacgttCCATTCATAAACCTTCAATTCTGTCATCAAACAACATCCAAGCCAACTGACTCACAAACCGTTCAATCGACTCACGACTGATGTCGTAACAACTGTTTATACAACGTTCAAACTGCCGACTCTCGTTCTCTCTTTCCctcacacattttttgacgAACGTGCAGCTGAGTCAACTCTATATTACGTACGAGACA is part of the Culicoides brevitarsis isolate CSIRO-B50_1 chromosome 3, AGI_CSIRO_Cbre_v1, whole genome shotgun sequence genome and harbors:
- the LOC134834046 gene encoding NEDD8 ultimate buster 1, whose amino-acid sequence is MSHLIQDVLNQVRAQLNLEGVKLWDPPYYIDPEPIDDKLEELGRTYALVLNLPTEMCVAAVKELQSNALEKLAAKAKFNATGIASLKVRIPNQPGGTDLHTVEVSLEETGSALQEIIATKLNVTVDRVTLIFSGHVVDTAKTLSSQNVKNNQQLLALIRSADDSKDVYAVTAKIKSDAELLIQNSYSNDFLVMEDQQGNRIYLPDAENKALKLGLALHKKGRVYLNQENFNLALVLFLEADEQFRTVASSLLESVDNYALLNLDIVWCYLCLKSVTHLPDAERRLQLCEENFRRSYGTNFNRLVDLKGSDGNEKALVMRLHLLQAILMFHQNRRGEAQAMLRMAESELLQLKVDDAALQSLIEMGYGLSEARLGLRATGNNIADAINNITERREKKKEARKKARKNEELLGKEFRSGNVNPNSLKKLIEMNFDKDLSSMALEKADNDINEAINLLQNESEELRKQLGKRKKFHVEGNLLQNLVQMGFHTELAKMALQNSFNNLDSALDFLQSLRDDGKYEEVLSGLAGPSTSSQQPSIPLEELKEAKEFFDKKFAEKEAFERFSEGYNNDDDEHLDLPLTQEESLIQEYKAALNMN